A single window of Rana temporaria chromosome 1, aRanTem1.1, whole genome shotgun sequence DNA harbors:
- the LOC120917164 gene encoding alcohol dehydrogenase 1-like, which translates to MSTVGKPIKCKAAVLYGFNQPLKIEEIEVAPPKAREVRIKICASGICHTDDHALSAGMASLNFPVILGHEGAGIVESCGQGVTKVKPGDHVIALCSPMCMKCKCCLHEDSNFCVDNDVGKNKGLMLDKTTRFSINGKQIYNFMSCSTFTEYTCVDEFACVKIDPKANLDEVCLIGCGFSTGYGTVLNTAKVKPGTTCVVFGLGGIGMSAVMGCKVAGASRIIGVDINPTKFSRAKELGCTECINPNDCDKPIHEVIVEMTEGGADYGFECIGKVDVMASMIQSTHHSFGSANIIGVPKSTDRLVMDVMWVLTGRTINGAFLGDFKASLDFPGLVQDAIQAKKFDLSKLVTNKLPFEKINEGFDLMRHGKCVRTVLIMDKCGKK; encoded by the exons CCTATCAAATGCAAAGCTGCAGTTCTTTATGGATTCAATCAACCACTGAAAATTGAAGAAATAGAGGTTGCTCCACCCAAAGCACGTGAAGTTCGGATTAAG ATCTGTGCCAGTGGAATCTGCCACACTGATGACCATGCCCTCTCAGCtggtatggccagcctaaatttTCCTGTTATTTTGGGCCATGAAGGAGCTGGAATTGTTGAGAGTTGTGGACAAGGAGTAACAAAGGTTAAACCAG gAGATCATGTTATTGCATTGTGCAGTCCGATGTGTATGAAGTGTAAATGCTGCTTGCATGAGGACAGCAACTTCTGTGTAGACAATGA CGTTGGCAAAAACAAAGGGCTCATGCTTGATAAAACCACCAGATTTTCCATCAATGGAAAACAGATCTACAACTTCATGTCCTGCAGTACATTTACAGAATACACTTGTGTGGATGAATTTGCATGTGTTAAGATTGATCCTAAAGCAAATTTGGATGAAGTGTGCCTTATTGGATGTGGATTCTCCACTGGCTACGGAACAGTACTTAACACCGCCAAA GTGAAACCAGGAACCACATGTGTTGTGTTTGGTTTGGGTGGAATTGGAATGTCTGCTGTCATGGGTTGCAAAGTTGCTGGTGCTTCCAGGATAATTGGTGTAGACATCAATCCAACAAAATTTAGCAGAGCTAAAGAATTGGGATGTACTGAGTGCATCAATCCAAATGACTGTGACAAACCAATTCATGAAgttattgtggaaatgactgaAGGAGGAGCAGACTATGGATTTGAATGCATTGGCAAAGTTGATGTCATG GCATCTATGATTCAGTCCACTCACCATTCTTTTGGATCTGCAAATATCATTGGAGTTCCCAAATCCACAGATAGGCTTGTTATGGATGTCATGTGGGTGCTAACTGGACGTACAATAAATGGAGCCTTCTTGGGAG ATTTTAAGGCCTCCTTGGACTTTCCAGGCTTAGTACAAGATGCCATACAGGCCAAGAAATTTGACCTCTCCAAGCTGGTGACAAACAAGTTGCCCTTTGAAAAGATCAATGAGGGGTTTGACCTCATGAGACATGGGAAATG CGTCCGTACAGTGCTTATAATGGATAAGTGTGGGAAGAAATAG